The Streptomyces pratensis genomic interval CGGCACGATCCGCGCGCGGCTCCCGGCGGCTTCCCACACCGGGGCGGTTATCTCGTCGAGCGGGATCGCGTTGGACCGGATGTCCGTCAGGACCACGCCGGGCTCCAGGGCCGCCGCGTCCGCCCATGCGACGGTGGCCCAGTTGACACCGGCACCCTCCGGCGGGGAGACGAGGTCGGCCCCCAGCTCGGCCAGGACACGCAGCTCGGGCCACATCTGGGGCCGGGCGGCATAGGCCTGCTCCTGGCTCGCGGGCGAGAGGGCCAGCACCCTGGCACCTCGGGGAGTGGGGCGGGCGGCCGCGCGGAGCCGCTCACGTGCGGCGTGCAGATCACCCGTGGCGTCCGGCACCGGCGCACCGCCGAGCGAGAGCGCGAGCTCGGCGAAGCGCTCGGCGACCCGGTCGAGGGTGCGGGCCTGGCCCACGTCGATCACGACGACCGGGACGCACTCCTCCAGGTGTTTGGCGGTGTCCGGGTCCAGCCCGTAGAGCTGTCCGTGTCCGTAGCTCACGGCGACGACCAGGTCGGGTCCGCCGCGTAACAGCGTCTCCACATCGAGGCCGTCGCCCGCGCCCCGGTAGTCCACGGCGTCGAGCGGGAGCGCGCCGGTCTTCGCCCGGTCGGGCTCCGCCCCGTCGTGCCCCGATCCGAAGATGCCCTCCGGGTGTATCCCGTAGTCCCACAGCGTCGCTCCCGCCTGGACGTACGCGAGCACCCGGGACGGCCGGCGGTCCGCCGCCACCAGCCGGCCCCGGTCGTCCGCGAAGCTCCACGCGCTCTGCTCAGTCATCCCACTCACCCCTCCGAGCCGGCGGCCTGGGCCCTCTCCCCGGCTCGCCACCCACTACCTGCCCAGCTCACCGGTTCCACACCCTCCGTCGAGCGCCCCAGATAGGTAAGCGGACCGGGATCGGGTACGTCGATCACCTGGAATCCGAGCCGGTCGTAGAAGGCCCTGGCCGGAGTGTTCGCCGTCAGCATCGAGAGGTGGACGGCCCGGACCCCCCGCCGGTGCAGGGCGCCCAGGAACACGCCCATCAGTTCCCTGCCGTGGCCCTTGCGCTGCCACGGTGGCAGCAGGTCGATGTGCAGGTGCGCGGGGTGTCCGTCCAGCTCCGGGAGGATCATGCGCTCGGGGCGGTACAGGAGGGTCGTCATCTCCTCGGTGGGTGTTGCGGGTTCACCTTCGGGCGCGGGGAAGCGGGCCGTCACCCGTGGGAGCCAGATCTCGCGGAAGGCCTCCACGAACAGCCGCGTGTCCGCGGTCCCGAGGACGTAGCCGACCGCCCGTCCGGAGCCGTCGTCCAGCACGAAGGCCAGCTCCGGTTCGAGGTGGGCGTAGGGCTCGGCGAACAGTGCGGGCATCAGCCCTGGATCGGGATGGAGATGTGTGCTGTCACCGCCGTTGTCGGCGGTGCGGACGCAGATGTCCGCGACTGCCTCCTGGTCGGCGGGCCGGTAGGAGCGTACGTACGCGGTCTGTGTCATCGCCCCATCCTTCCCGCCTGGGAGCGCTCCCACAAGGCCCTGAGGCCCCTCAGGGCGCCTCGCGCTCCCGGTCGTCCTCCGTGCGGGCCAGCTCGACGTTGAACTGGGCGCCGGTCAGGAGCGCCAGGTTGGTGAACCAGATCCAGATGAGGAAGACGACCAGCCCTGCCAGCGAACCGTACAGCCGGCTGTAGCTGCCGATGTGGGTCGCGTACAAGGCGAATCCGGCCGAGGCGATCAGCCACAGGAACGCGGCGAGCACACCGCCTGGAAGCGCCTTACGCACACTTCGCGCGGAGCGCGGACCGGTGCTGAAGAGGACCAGGATGAGGCAGGCGACCAGGCAGAGCATGACGGGCCACTTGAGACCCGCCCAGAGCGTCTCGCCCGCCTGCGCCAGGCCCGCCCGGCGTCCGAGCCACCGCGCCAGGGGCCCGGTGAGCACGAGGGCGAAGGCGCTGGCCATCAGCAGGACGAGCAGCCCGACGGCCGAGACCACGATGACGTGCGCCTGGCGCAGTGGCGGCCTGGTGTCCTTGACCCGGTGCATGGCGTGCATAGCCCTGCGGAAGACCGCCAGGTAGCTGGAGGCGGACCACACGGCGCTCACACTGCCGGTGGCGACGAGCAGCCAGACGGCGGTGCGCTCGTGGGTGGCCGCCTCCAGCGGCCTGCGCAGCGCCGCTCCGGACTCGGCCGGCGCGAAGGCCGTGATGTCGGCGATCAGGGCGCTGGTGGCGCCGGGGTTGGCCAGGCCGATGACGGAGACGGTCACCAGGAGGGCCGGGAGCAGCGCCAGAATCGCGTAGTAGGTGAGGGCGGCCGCCCAGTCGGAGAGGTCGTCGTTCCACAGCGATACGGGGGTCCGCCGCGCGGCGGTGCGCCAGTGCCTCGGCGCGGTGCGCCCTGCCGGGGGCGCGGTTCGTTCCGCGACGGGGTCGTCGGTCCTGCTGGGCACGCGGATACTCCGGGGGACGTAGGAAAGGCGGACGGAGGGACGCCGCCACCGGGTGGCCCGGCGTCCCGGCTGTCTCCCTTTCTCTCATGCCTCCGTCCCGCGGGTGTACTCCAGGTCGCCTCAGTCGTTGACCGCGGTGAGCAGCACCACCGCGTCCTCCAGGGCCAGCAGCCCGTGCCGCTCCTGTGGGATGGGGTGCAGTCCGCCCGCCGCGAGGTCCACGTCGCCGGACCCCGCGGTGAGCCGGACGGCACCGCGCAGCACCTGGAGTGACGCGGCGGGCGGTGCGTTGTGCTCGTCGAGGGCGGAGCCCGCGGTGAGCGCGATCACCGTCTGCCGCAGAGGCTCCTGGCGCAGGAGCAGATGCGCGCTGCGTCCGTGCGCGTGGACGCGGGCCGCGGCCAGGTGCTCGTCGGCGAGTGCGTTGAGATCATCCATACGACCACTGTGCCGCAGCCCCCGCTCCCCCGCTATCGCGTCCGGCGCAGCCATACCGCCGTATCGTCCGGCAGCAGGCCGGAGGGGTCCAGCGGGGCGCTGAGCAGCAGCATCTCCTCGTGGTCGGGCAGCGGGACCGGGCTCCCCGAAAGGTTGACGACGCAGATCAGGCCGTGTGTCCGCCGGAACGCGAGGACGCCGGGTGACGAGGGCAGCCAGTCCAGCCGGCCGTCGGCCGTCTCCCCGGGGGCGGCGGCGAAGCCGGGCTCGCCGCGGCGCAGCCGCAGCGCCTCGCGGTAGAGGGTGAGCATGGATCCGGGATCGGCGCTCTGCCCGTCGGCGGCGTACGAGGACCAGGCCGCCGGCTGGGGCAGCCAGGGTTCGGCCGTGGATCCGAAGCCCGCGTACGGCTCGTCGGCGGACCAGGGCAGGGGCACCCGGCATCCGTCCCGGCCGGGGTCGATGCCACCGGAGCGCAGGTGCATGGGGTCCTGGATCCGCTCGCGGGGGATGTCGGCCTCCGGCAGCCCGAGCTCCTCGCCCTGGTAGAGGTAGACGGCCCCCGGCAGCGCGAGGGAGAGCAGGGCGGCAGCCCGCGCCCTGCGGGTGCCGAGCTCCAGGTCGGTGGGCGTACCGAAGACCTTGGCCGCGAAGTCGAAGCCGGTCGCCTCACGCCCGTAGCGGGTGACCGTGCGGGTCACGTCGTGGTTGCACAGCACCCAGGTGGCGGGGGCTCCCACCGGAGCGTGCTCGGCGAGCGTGTCGTCGATCGCGGAGCGCAGCAGCCCGGCGTCCCAGGGGCAGGCCAGGAAGTTGAAGTTGAAGGCGGTGTGCAGCTCGTCGGGCCGCAGGTAGCGGGCGAAGCGTTCGGAGTCGGGCAGCCAGACCTCCCCGACGAAGATTCCGTCGTAGTGGTCGGCGATGGCGCGCCACGAGCGGTAGATGTCGTGGAGCTCGTCGCGGTCGACGTACGGATGGGGGTCGGTGCCCTTGACGAAGTCGGGAAGGGCGGGGTCCTTGGCGAGCAGGGCCGCCGAGTCGATGCGCACACCGGCGACGCCTCGTTCGAACCAGAAGCGCAGGACGTCCTCGTGCTCCTGGCGGACCGCCGGGTGCGCCCAGTTGAGGTCGGGCTGCCCCGGGGCGAACAGGTGCAGGTACCACTGGCCGTCGGCGACCCTGGTCCACGGGGTGCCGCCGAACTCGGAGACCCAGTCGTTGGGCGGGATCTCGCCGTGGTCGCCACGTCCCTCCCGGAAGTGGAAGAGGTCGCGTTCAGGGCTGCCCGGGGCGGCTGCGAGCGCCGTCTCGAACCATCTGTGCCGGTCGGAGACATGGTTGGGGACGATGTCGATGATGGTGCGGATGCCCAGCTCACGGGCTTCGGCGATGAGCTTCTCCGCCTCGGCGAGATGCCCGAACGCGGGATCGATGACCCGGTAGTCCGCCACGTCGTATCCGCCGTCGGCCAGCGGGGAGAGGTAC includes:
- a CDS encoding cupin, which codes for MDDLNALADEHLAAARVHAHGRSAHLLLRQEPLRQTVIALTAGSALDEHNAPPAASLQVLRGAVRLTAGSGDVDLAAGGLHPIPQERHGLLALEDAVVLLTAVND
- a CDS encoding GNAT family N-acetyltransferase, with translation MTQTAYVRSYRPADQEAVADICVRTADNGGDSTHLHPDPGLMPALFAEPYAHLEPELAFVLDDGSGRAVGYVLGTADTRLFVEAFREIWLPRVTARFPAPEGEPATPTEEMTTLLYRPERMILPELDGHPAHLHIDLLPPWQRKGHGRELMGVFLGALHRRGVRAVHLSMLTANTPARAFYDRLGFQVIDVPDPGPLTYLGRSTEGVEPVSWAGSGWRAGERAQAAGSEG
- a CDS encoding YihY/virulence factor BrkB family protein, which codes for MPSRTDDPVAERTAPPAGRTAPRHWRTAARRTPVSLWNDDLSDWAAALTYYAILALLPALLVTVSVIGLANPGATSALIADITAFAPAESGAALRRPLEAATHERTAVWLLVATGSVSAVWSASSYLAVFRRAMHAMHRVKDTRPPLRQAHVIVVSAVGLLVLLMASAFALVLTGPLARWLGRRAGLAQAGETLWAGLKWPVMLCLVACLILVLFSTGPRSARSVRKALPGGVLAAFLWLIASAGFALYATHIGSYSRLYGSLAGLVVFLIWIWFTNLALLTGAQFNVELARTEDDREREAP
- a CDS encoding alpha-amylase family glycosyl hydrolase; the encoded protein is MAAIRPTEATATWWRDAAIYQIYVRSFADGDGDGTGDLAGVRARLPYLVELGVDALWFTPWYLSPLADGGYDVADYRVIDPAFGHLAEAEKLIAEARELGIRTIIDIVPNHVSDRHRWFETALAAAPGSPERDLFHFREGRGDHGEIPPNDWVSEFGGTPWTRVADGQWYLHLFAPGQPDLNWAHPAVRQEHEDVLRFWFERGVAGVRIDSAALLAKDPALPDFVKGTDPHPYVDRDELHDIYRSWRAIADHYDGIFVGEVWLPDSERFARYLRPDELHTAFNFNFLACPWDAGLLRSAIDDTLAEHAPVGAPATWVLCNHDVTRTVTRYGREATGFDFAAKVFGTPTDLELGTRRARAAALLSLALPGAVYLYQGEELGLPEADIPRERIQDPMHLRSGGIDPGRDGCRVPLPWSADEPYAGFGSTAEPWLPQPAAWSSYAADGQSADPGSMLTLYREALRLRRGEPGFAAAPGETADGRLDWLPSSPGVLAFRRTHGLICVVNLSGSPVPLPDHEEMLLLSAPLDPSGLLPDDTAVWLRRTR
- a CDS encoding ABC transporter substrate-binding protein, whose amino-acid sequence is MTEQSAWSFADDRGRLVAADRRPSRVLAYVQAGATLWDYGIHPEGIFGSGHDGAEPDRAKTGALPLDAVDYRGAGDGLDVETLLRGGPDLVVAVSYGHGQLYGLDPDTAKHLEECVPVVVIDVGQARTLDRVAERFAELALSLGGAPVPDATGDLHAARERLRAAARPTPRGARVLALSPASQEQAYAARPQMWPELRVLAELGADLVSPPEGAGVNWATVAWADAAALEPGVVLTDIRSNAIPLDEITAPVWEAAGSRARIVPWNPEPLCSPQAHARFLSLVADAIEGATGD